Proteins encoded in a region of the Synechococcus sp. BIOS-U3-1 genome:
- a CDS encoding DUF4335 domain-containing protein → MVMLKQSYRYDQTTARLEVEGLPDFSAGHAEQSIGILSTWRLKIVGASELEGKREHLEALMQVVIPYVRLRLSGVVRSLGEPNDPVRLVPDEFQHRLDLTSGQANIPPLSIRLDDAQLADLVRCLDALRSDSRVCLTWPSIQHEPLPRRDLVERIPLMQRLKAPLLGGTTVVVLGVLGLLLPLPEVQSPTPAQALEDKTETPISDPAQPDQER, encoded by the coding sequence ATGGTGATGCTCAAACAGTCCTACCGCTACGACCAAACCACCGCTCGACTGGAAGTTGAAGGCTTGCCTGACTTCTCCGCTGGTCATGCCGAGCAGTCCATTGGAATTCTTTCCACCTGGCGTTTGAAAATTGTCGGTGCCTCCGAGCTCGAGGGCAAACGCGAACATCTTGAAGCACTAATGCAGGTGGTGATTCCCTATGTGCGTCTGCGTCTTTCAGGTGTGGTTCGCTCCCTGGGAGAGCCGAACGATCCAGTGAGGTTGGTCCCCGATGAGTTTCAGCATCGTCTTGATCTCACCAGTGGCCAGGCGAATATTCCACCTCTGTCGATCCGTCTCGATGATGCTCAGCTGGCCGATCTCGTTCGTTGCCTTGATGCCTTGCGAAGCGACAGCCGTGTCTGTCTGACCTGGCCATCGATTCAGCATGAACCCCTTCCTCGACGGGATCTTGTCGAGCGGATCCCCTTGATGCAGAGGCTGAAAGCTCCGCTGCTTGGAGGTACCACGGTGGTGGTCTTGGGCGTCCTGGGTCTTCTGTTGCCATTGCCTGAGGTGCAATCTCCGACGCCTGCCCAGGCCCTAGAGGACAAGACAGAAACTCCAATCAGCGATCCTGCACAACCTGATCAAGAGCGTTGA
- the ppk2 gene encoding polyphosphate kinase 2, whose translation MANKGKAKKQDLTKAQARLGRVSDIALQSHEAIAQNIDIPSERLRGFMDDHQTKIVRLNKKLYEAELVRLQTDLVRMQYWIRETGYRMLVLFEGRDAAGKGGTIKRLTEPLNPRGCRVVALGTPTERQKSQWYFQRYVEHFPAAGEIVVFDRSWYNRAGVERVMGFCSPEQVEQFLDDSPQFERMLVRSGILVLKYWFSVSDTEQEERFQSRIDDPTRRWKLSPMDLEARNRWVDFSRAKDEMFTRTNIPEAPWFTVEADDKRRARLNCLRHILSKVPWEDMTPPGINLPPRPKKGDYKRPPINEQFFVPNSYPNV comes from the coding sequence ATGGCCAACAAGGGCAAGGCAAAAAAGCAGGATCTAACCAAAGCCCAAGCCCGTTTAGGCCGCGTCTCTGACATTGCTTTGCAAAGCCATGAGGCCATTGCTCAGAACATTGATATTCCATCTGAGCGGTTGAGGGGTTTTATGGATGATCATCAGACCAAGATTGTGAGGCTGAACAAGAAGCTTTATGAGGCTGAATTGGTCCGCCTCCAGACTGATCTAGTCAGGATGCAGTACTGGATTCGTGAAACCGGCTATCGGATGCTCGTTCTGTTTGAAGGGCGTGATGCGGCAGGGAAAGGGGGCACGATCAAACGATTGACCGAACCCCTGAATCCAAGAGGTTGCAGGGTTGTGGCACTGGGAACGCCAACGGAACGCCAGAAAAGTCAGTGGTATTTTCAACGCTATGTTGAACATTTTCCCGCCGCTGGTGAGATTGTTGTCTTCGATCGAAGCTGGTACAACCGAGCGGGTGTTGAGCGGGTGATGGGGTTCTGCAGCCCTGAACAAGTTGAACAGTTTCTTGATGATTCTCCTCAATTTGAACGGATGTTGGTGCGCAGTGGCATTCTTGTTCTCAAGTATTGGTTTTCTGTCAGTGATACTGAGCAGGAGGAACGCTTCCAGTCGCGTATCGATGACCCCACTCGCCGTTGGAAGCTAAGTCCGATGGATCTTGAGGCGCGTAATCGCTGGGTTGATTTTTCTAGGGCTAAGGATGAAATGTTCACGCGAACTAATATTCCAGAGGCTCCCTGGTTCACTGTTGAAGCGGATGACAAAAGGAGAGCCAGACTAAATTGTCTTCGCCACATCCTTAGCAAGGTGCCCTGGGAAGACATGACACCCCCAGGGATCAATCTTCCTCCAAGGCCTAAAAAAGGTGATTACAAACGTCCTCCTATCAACGAACAATTCTTTGTTCCTAATAGCTATCCCAATGTATAG
- a CDS encoding ParA family protein, giving the protein MFITVFGQKGGVAKTCTSVHLAAIWAHQHKKVALIDADRNRSATAYGSREFLPYPVIPIEAAAKAARGVDIVVTDGQASSNEEELKNLVEGSDIIVLPTTPQSRSLELTLEMSSLLNNYRIPYAALLVKVDSRKKSSAKSAVEILEGFDIHVLRSQIPLLSAFESAETNGVTVDQAVDKRGRAHSRRMMGWYSYDKACTEIEELYQAHQEATRSVTPIGWDFTPLEHRAA; this is encoded by the coding sequence ATGTTCATCACTGTTTTCGGTCAGAAGGGAGGTGTTGCAAAAACATGTACGAGCGTTCATTTGGCAGCGATTTGGGCACATCAACATAAAAAAGTTGCTTTGATTGATGCTGATCGAAATCGCTCGGCAACAGCTTATGGTTCACGAGAATTTCTACCTTATCCAGTGATTCCTATTGAAGCAGCAGCAAAAGCCGCTAGAGGAGTCGATATTGTTGTGACTGATGGTCAAGCAAGCAGTAACGAAGAAGAACTTAAAAATCTTGTTGAAGGTTCTGACATCATTGTTTTGCCCACAACCCCTCAAAGTCGCTCTTTAGAGTTAACACTTGAAATGTCATCACTATTAAATAATTATCGTATTCCATATGCAGCTTTATTGGTCAAGGTTGATTCACGTAAAAAAAGTTCTGCGAAATCAGCTGTTGAAATTCTTGAAGGTTTTGATATTCATGTTTTAAGATCTCAAATCCCTCTTTTAAGTGCTTTTGAGAGTGCTGAAACAAATGGCGTCACGGTGGACCAGGCTGTTGACAAAAGAGGTAGAGCCCATTCAAGGCGCATGATGGGCTGGTACTCCTATGACAAAGCTTGCACTGAGATTGAAGAGCTCTATCAGGCTCATCAAGAAGCCACAAGATCTGTCACTCCGATTGGCTGGGATTTCACACCCTTAGAACATAGAGCCGCATAA
- a CDS encoding FAD-dependent monooxygenase, which translates to MVTADPQFRDSAVKAVHPRFRIVGAGPTGALLALGLAQQGFSVVLHDRLSAELLLNRSRAYAITHSSRRLLLDLNLWPALLDQMEPFRALRLDDCSARCTTWFQLRDLRPANRASEAIGWILDHRPLMRLLLERLQTSDLVELQLDDALPAEDVLANAVSREWIVAADGPRSTLRRCAEVPFWTHAYQQGCLTMKLRLTGAEQHCAYELFRPEGPMAVLPLGEDRYQVVWSAPLQRCRDRAASSTSELLSALDAILPDGVNAVQLLDDPGAFPLELSLAPRLHRGSLLLLGEAGHRCHPVGGQGLNLCWRDVSDLLNLTQAVRHGEISFTSLARRYSRCRRFDLAGVLLSTDLLIRFFSNQNRLLMPFRRLALFMLKRVSWIRRVSLSAMTDGAGTLLRPLPK; encoded by the coding sequence GTGGTAACAGCTGATCCTCAATTTCGAGACTCCGCTGTCAAAGCAGTCCACCCCCGGTTCCGCATTGTCGGCGCTGGCCCTACAGGAGCCCTGTTAGCGCTTGGATTAGCGCAACAGGGCTTTTCTGTTGTGCTTCACGATCGCTTGAGCGCTGAGTTGCTGCTGAACCGCAGCCGCGCCTATGCCATCACGCATTCGTCCAGGCGGCTTCTGCTTGATCTCAATCTTTGGCCTGCCTTACTGGATCAGATGGAGCCCTTTCGCGCTCTCCGGCTTGATGACTGCTCTGCCCGCTGCACAACCTGGTTCCAACTTCGCGATCTGCGACCTGCTAATCGAGCTTCCGAGGCGATCGGTTGGATTCTTGACCATCGACCATTGATGCGTCTTTTGCTGGAGCGTCTTCAGACCTCAGATCTGGTTGAGCTGCAACTTGATGACGCCTTGCCAGCGGAGGATGTTCTCGCCAACGCTGTATCTCGCGAGTGGATCGTGGCTGCGGATGGTCCTCGTTCCACGTTGCGTCGCTGCGCTGAGGTGCCCTTCTGGACCCACGCTTACCAACAGGGTTGCCTGACGATGAAGCTGCGCTTGACCGGAGCTGAGCAACACTGCGCTTATGAACTGTTCCGGCCGGAAGGTCCGATGGCCGTTCTGCCGCTTGGAGAGGACCGCTATCAGGTGGTCTGGAGTGCCCCGCTGCAGCGATGTCGAGATCGAGCTGCGTCGTCTACCTCCGAGTTGTTGTCGGCGCTGGACGCAATCCTTCCTGATGGGGTGAACGCGGTTCAACTGCTTGATGATCCAGGAGCTTTTCCGTTGGAATTAAGCCTGGCTCCACGTCTTCACAGAGGATCCTTGCTTCTCTTGGGAGAGGCCGGTCATCGCTGTCATCCAGTGGGTGGACAGGGCTTGAATCTTTGCTGGCGCGATGTGAGTGATCTCTTGAATTTGACCCAGGCAGTGCGTCATGGAGAGATATCGTTTACATCGCTTGCTCGACGTTATTCCCGTTGTCGACGCTTCGATCTGGCGGGTGTATTGCTGTCAACGGATCTGCTGATTCGTTTCTTCTCCAATCAAAATCGGCTGCTGATGCCTTTCAGGCGTCTTGCATTGTTCATGCTGAAGCGCGTCAGTTGGATTCGGCGCGTCAGTCTGTCGGCAATGACCGACGGCGCGGGCACCTTGTTAAGACCGCTGCCAAAGTGA
- a CDS encoding chlorophyll a/b-binding protein, which produces MSQVPSNAPTIRGATVTTEDGGRLNAFATEPRMEVVDTESGWGFHERAEMLNGRMAMLGFIALLATEFALGGEAFTRGLLGIG; this is translated from the coding sequence ATGTCTCAGGTTCCTTCCAACGCTCCCACGATTCGCGGCGCCACTGTGACCACAGAAGATGGTGGCCGTTTGAATGCTTTCGCAACAGAGCCCCGTATGGAAGTGGTGGACACCGAGAGCGGCTGGGGCTTCCATGAACGTGCAGAGATGCTGAATGGCCGCATGGCCATGCTTGGTTTTATTGCACTTCTGGCCACGGAATTCGCTCTGGGTGGCGAAGCTTTCACTCGTGGTCTTCTCGGCATTGGCTGA
- a CDS encoding EF-hand domain-containing protein, with the protein MAKRLTQPVLMAFVMLGMQSLVSCSSVLANPQHVQIYGRRMEALFIRMDVNGDGRLESGEVRGRPYFERRLQRPDSRGYLLLKDLRPLSPHPSGQRLQKRFHQADRNGDGRIDRNECQSLPWLSRNFVSFDLDADGGLTLEELWTVQRSLAPRP; encoded by the coding sequence ATGGCGAAGCGCTTGACACAACCAGTGTTGATGGCCTTCGTGATGCTTGGGATGCAAAGTCTGGTCTCGTGTTCCTCGGTTCTGGCGAACCCACAGCACGTGCAGATCTATGGCCGACGCATGGAGGCACTGTTCATCCGGATGGATGTAAACGGTGACGGTCGTCTGGAATCTGGAGAAGTCCGGGGTCGGCCCTATTTCGAGAGGCGTCTGCAACGACCCGACTCGCGTGGCTATTTGCTACTCAAAGATCTCAGACCCTTAAGCCCTCACCCGAGTGGTCAGCGGCTGCAAAAACGTTTCCATCAGGCCGATCGCAATGGGGATGGTCGGATTGACAGGAATGAATGCCAATCACTGCCCTGGTTGAGCCGGAATTTTGTGAGTTTCGATCTGGACGCCGATGGTGGACTGACGCTTGAGGAACTCTGGACGGTGCAGCGTTCACTCGCACCTCGCCCCTGA
- a CDS encoding ATP-binding protein codes for MPSRAWQKRLTALLGWGGLALGSSAFCLVVFQALFGRQLEQLQTIQLGRDLALNVRLTELALERYPPHMVAELSGLDLEVTVRPKPAPLPPSAAFKRQAEALQLQLCQRLSHCPMVLPDRAARGERSVWIELISPLEPIWLRVDVPSMMRWPPEPTLLGLALVGAGIICGGLFLLVEVEAPLRGLEKALSRVGDGEDPDAVSARGAPEVQRLTQRFNAMVQRLAANRRERATMLAGIAHDLRAPITRLQFRLSMPQLSADERERCAGDLQSLERITGQFLLFAGGGDSETSVQVPLDQLLAEVASSHPADQLRLELAALSVSVKPVALGRAIANLIDNAFSYGIAPVILRLYVDNSRCCIEVWDQGKGMPVQQWEEALQPFHRLDSSRGQQGHCGLGLAIVSHVARLHGGRLECIHRDKNDSGLDPGTDPGRFAIRFSLPLHDDQSTVPTS; via the coding sequence ATGCCTTCCCGTGCTTGGCAGAAGCGTCTCACTGCTTTGCTGGGCTGGGGAGGACTGGCCCTCGGTAGCTCGGCGTTTTGCCTGGTGGTTTTCCAGGCTCTTTTCGGTCGACAACTGGAGCAGTTACAGACCATTCAGCTTGGGAGAGATTTAGCCCTGAACGTGCGGCTCACGGAGCTAGCACTTGAGCGTTATCCCCCTCATATGGTTGCGGAATTGAGTGGCCTTGATCTTGAAGTCACGGTCCGTCCCAAACCCGCACCTCTGCCACCCTCAGCGGCATTCAAGCGACAGGCTGAGGCGTTGCAGCTTCAGCTTTGTCAACGCCTCTCCCATTGTCCAATGGTGTTGCCCGACCGGGCTGCCCGCGGTGAACGCAGTGTGTGGATCGAACTGATTTCCCCTCTGGAGCCCATCTGGCTGCGAGTGGATGTGCCTTCGATGATGCGTTGGCCACCTGAACCCACACTGCTTGGGCTTGCGTTGGTAGGCGCTGGCATCATCTGCGGCGGACTGTTTCTGCTGGTGGAGGTGGAAGCACCATTGCGTGGGCTGGAGAAAGCGCTCTCCCGCGTGGGTGATGGTGAGGACCCTGATGCTGTCAGTGCTCGCGGAGCTCCTGAGGTCCAGCGCCTCACCCAGCGTTTCAACGCCATGGTGCAGAGGCTGGCTGCCAATCGTCGAGAACGCGCGACGATGCTCGCCGGCATTGCCCATGATCTAAGAGCTCCGATCACCCGTCTTCAGTTCCGTCTGTCCATGCCGCAGCTTTCAGCGGATGAGCGGGAGCGGTGTGCTGGTGACCTTCAGTCTCTTGAGAGAATTACTGGGCAGTTTTTGCTGTTTGCCGGCGGTGGTGACAGTGAAACCTCGGTGCAAGTGCCCTTGGATCAATTGCTGGCGGAGGTGGCCAGTAGTCATCCGGCGGATCAATTACGTCTCGAGCTGGCTGCTCTCTCTGTTTCGGTCAAACCGGTTGCCCTTGGTCGCGCAATCGCCAACCTCATCGACAACGCCTTCTCCTACGGAATTGCGCCTGTCATTCTTCGTCTATATGTCGACAATTCGCGCTGTTGCATCGAGGTCTGGGATCAAGGCAAAGGGATGCCTGTTCAGCAATGGGAGGAGGCTCTACAACCCTTTCATCGCCTTGATTCATCCCGCGGTCAGCAGGGCCACTGCGGTCTAGGGCTAGCCATTGTGTCTCACGTTGCTCGATTACACGGCGGCAGGCTCGAATGCATCCATCGCGACAAGAATGATTCAGGGCTTGATCCAGGGACTGATCCAGGCAGGTTTGCGATCCGCTTCAGTCTGCCGCTGCACGATGACCAGTCCACGGTGCCAACGAGCTGA
- a CDS encoding FeoA family protein yields the protein MDLSELAVHHSATVVGVSSDGSDLSNSFKDRLEAMGIRKGRTVRVMRKAPGGDPYEVRVGSTTEIAIRKSEAALVEITDVIDLKKS from the coding sequence ATGGATTTAAGTGAGCTAGCAGTTCATCACTCAGCAACTGTCGTTGGCGTGAGCAGTGATGGAAGTGACTTGAGCAACTCCTTTAAGGATCGTTTAGAGGCAATGGGCATAAGAAAAGGACGCACAGTTCGTGTCATGCGCAAGGCTCCTGGTGGAGATCCCTATGAGGTGAGAGTTGGCAGCACAACTGAGATTGCAATACGAAAGTCAGAGGCAGCACTCGTAGAAATCACCGATGTGATCGATCTCAAAAAATCATAA
- a CDS encoding TM2 domain-containing protein: MSHGQQLVFENEFELRCRQPSLGVIYALLLGWFGYHRFWLKDRKSGVVFLCFSWTLLPALFSIFDALCMRELCSGYNNKLAKKLYDDIQQISPY; the protein is encoded by the coding sequence ATGTCTCATGGCCAGCAATTGGTTTTTGAGAATGAGTTTGAGCTTCGTTGTAGGCAACCCTCTTTAGGTGTTATTTATGCTCTTCTCTTGGGTTGGTTTGGTTACCATCGCTTTTGGTTGAAAGATCGTAAAAGTGGAGTTGTCTTTCTTTGTTTCTCTTGGACGTTGTTACCAGCTCTGTTTTCTATTTTTGACGCTTTGTGCATGCGAGAATTATGTTCGGGTTACAATAATAAGCTCGCAAAGAAATTGTATGACGATATTCAGCAGATTAGCCCCTATTAG
- a CDS encoding DUF2949 domain-containing protein — protein sequence MVISSDPQPVASRALIAFLQQRLGLSENAINLGIRQAHLEQAPLPVVLWSFGLLNLTQYQEVLDWQQQQD from the coding sequence ATGGTCATCAGTAGTGATCCACAACCAGTGGCTTCTCGTGCGTTAATCGCTTTTTTGCAGCAGAGGCTTGGATTGAGCGAGAACGCCATCAATCTCGGCATTCGCCAGGCCCACCTTGAGCAGGCTCCTCTTCCGGTTGTTCTTTGGAGCTTTGGACTGCTGAACCTCACGCAATATCAGGAGGTTCTGGATTGGCAACAGCAGCAGGATTGA
- a CDS encoding adenine phosphoribosyltransferase — protein MAAMMPGLRPLRHHPVDLRQLIRDVPDFPKPGILFRDISPLLRDPRGWSEVMQQLGDVCERLQPDLIVGIESRGFIVGTPLATQQKIGFVPVRKPGKLPGEVTGVDYTLEYGSDRLEIQTDALADGSRVLLVDDLLATGGTAAASVELIQKAGGKLVGCGFVIELADLAGRRRLPEGLPIESLIRYD, from the coding sequence ATGGCTGCGATGATGCCAGGGTTGAGGCCTTTGCGTCACCACCCTGTGGATCTTCGTCAGCTCATTCGCGATGTGCCGGACTTCCCAAAACCCGGAATTTTGTTCCGCGACATCTCACCGTTGCTGCGCGATCCCCGTGGATGGAGCGAAGTGATGCAGCAACTTGGCGACGTCTGCGAGCGACTCCAACCAGACCTGATCGTGGGAATTGAGTCCAGGGGCTTCATCGTGGGCACTCCTCTGGCAACACAGCAAAAGATTGGCTTTGTGCCGGTCAGAAAACCCGGAAAACTTCCCGGCGAAGTGACCGGTGTTGATTACACCCTTGAATACGGCAGCGATCGTCTTGAAATCCAGACCGATGCTCTGGCGGATGGATCTCGTGTCTTGCTGGTCGACGATCTGCTGGCAACCGGAGGAACTGCTGCCGCCAGTGTTGAGCTGATTCAAAAAGCTGGAGGCAAGCTCGTGGGCTGCGGGTTTGTCATTGAACTGGCAGATCTGGCCGGACGCCGTCGATTGCCAGAGGGACTTCCAATCGAATCACTGATCCGTTACGACTGA
- a CDS encoding response regulator gives MPRTSMIWVVDDDPDLRQMVGTYLLDQGYDVRSLSDVKQLEARLEFQRPDLIVLDLMMPGDDGLTALRRLRDAGDDLPVVMLTARGEGVDRIIGLEQGADDYLAKPFLPRELSARIEAVLRRRSALPAGTPLAEGGDVVFGDNVLDLAARTLTREGKSVVITSGEFSLLASFVQHPHRPLSRERLIELARGPGCDTDSRSMDVQVSRVRKLVEPDPTRPRYLQTVWGYGYVFVPDGEPRSSRP, from the coding sequence ATGCCCCGCACTTCGATGATCTGGGTAGTCGATGATGATCCTGATTTGCGTCAGATGGTCGGCACCTATCTGTTGGATCAGGGTTATGACGTGCGCAGTCTCAGCGATGTGAAGCAGCTTGAGGCCCGCCTGGAATTTCAGCGACCTGATCTGATCGTGCTCGACCTGATGATGCCCGGTGATGACGGACTGACAGCACTCCGTCGTCTCAGGGATGCAGGCGACGACCTGCCAGTAGTGATGCTGACGGCCCGTGGAGAAGGCGTGGATCGCATCATCGGTCTGGAGCAGGGGGCTGATGATTATCTGGCCAAGCCTTTTTTGCCCCGAGAGCTTTCAGCGCGAATTGAAGCGGTGTTGAGGCGGCGCAGTGCACTCCCTGCAGGCACTCCTTTGGCTGAAGGTGGTGATGTGGTGTTTGGCGACAACGTGCTGGATCTGGCAGCTCGCACGCTCACCCGTGAGGGCAAGTCTGTTGTGATCACGAGTGGCGAGTTCAGCCTGCTGGCATCATTCGTTCAGCATCCTCATCGCCCTTTGTCGCGCGAGCGGTTGATTGAGCTAGCCCGTGGGCCTGGCTGTGACACCGACAGCCGCAGCATGGATGTTCAGGTTTCACGAGTGCGCAAGCTGGTGGAGCCAGATCCAACCCGCCCGCGCTACCTGCAGACCGTCTGGGGGTATGGCTATGTGTTCGTACCTGACGGCGAACCCCGCTCTAGTCGACCCTGA
- a CDS encoding DUF3038 domain-containing protein, translated as MTDVTAEAAPDPSIPEAVLGRRALERLDLLLLTVESLDLNGGEAMLWATRQLGFETIFPNRVELWKRRCHNPLRRSTRRGQLSAVETEALIRILCVMADRLYPKLHQLLSSKEPKELTHQRWQLVHQRLRDLIEERMNLRRGAIQRFLGSEPEGPLQRQLVFTLALAAGPGGVDRLRASLLDPTP; from the coding sequence ATGACCGATGTCACTGCTGAGGCGGCTCCAGATCCGTCGATTCCTGAAGCGGTTCTTGGCCGCCGTGCTCTCGAGCGCCTTGATCTGCTTCTGCTCACTGTTGAGTCTCTTGACCTAAACGGCGGGGAGGCCATGCTCTGGGCGACCCGTCAGCTTGGTTTTGAAACGATCTTTCCCAATCGCGTTGAGCTTTGGAAACGTCGCTGCCACAACCCGCTCAGGCGTTCCACACGACGTGGTCAACTCAGTGCCGTGGAAACAGAGGCCTTGATCAGGATCCTCTGCGTGATGGCAGACAGGCTCTATCCCAAGCTTCACCAGTTGCTGTCCAGCAAGGAGCCCAAGGAGCTCACTCACCAGCGCTGGCAGCTGGTCCACCAGCGCCTACGCGATCTGATTGAAGAACGCATGAATCTTCGGCGTGGTGCCATTCAGCGTTTTCTTGGCAGTGAGCCCGAAGGCCCGCTGCAGCGCCAGCTGGTGTTCACACTGGCACTCGCTGCTGGACCCGGCGGGGTCGATCGTCTCCGCGCCAGTCTTCTTGATCCGACCCCCTGA
- the feoB gene encoding ferrous iron transport protein B — MITAETGKTTQQKNELPRIVFVGQPNTGKSTFFNRVTNATAGVANWPGLTVDFMQATVERDGKTVEFVDLPGIYDLDGFTEDEKVVQDFLEQYSFDLIVCVINASQIDRQILLPLQLKKLGIPTLVALNMADEVKRFGVKINTQQLSQFLEMPVFTISAKYGAGCSLAIDGIWNTVNDISESYKVNKLVEFCRENKITDEEIQESLDQGIEMPPENLVTFTNRMDAVLLHPIFGLPIFFLTMLVLFLFIWNVGMPAQDPVGDFTDWLQATVLEPSLSFLPDIVKDFVISGPYTGFASRLGFVPLVAFFFVVMTALEDSGYLSRAAYLMDNIMRKAGLDGRGFVMQLFGFGCNVPAIMGTRTIRSRSQRLLSILVIPFALCSARLQVFVFFLGIILPSYLGAVALWLLYIISFIVAFIMAMIFNASGQFKSKDPFVIELPPYRTPTFKQVALNVWSEMKTFVQKLSVFMIIGTTITWFLTNYPGGSEGLNTYAGQIGTFFQPLMAPLGINPLLTVSLIIGFVAKEVQLAAVATMYGLNEGSDALKATLGGAINFQQGFSYCLFSLLYVPCLTTVATIWGETKSARFTLFSVTVSMVVAWIVAFGFYQLYNLIFTT, encoded by the coding sequence ATGATCACTGCAGAAACTGGGAAGACAACGCAACAAAAAAATGAGCTGCCAAGGATCGTCTTTGTCGGTCAACCCAATACAGGCAAGTCAACGTTCTTTAATCGAGTGACCAATGCCACTGCAGGTGTAGCGAATTGGCCTGGCTTGACGGTTGATTTCATGCAGGCAACAGTTGAACGTGATGGAAAAACCGTTGAATTTGTTGATTTACCAGGAATTTACGATCTTGATGGATTCACAGAGGATGAAAAGGTTGTTCAAGATTTTCTCGAACAATACAGCTTTGATTTAATCGTCTGCGTTATCAACGCTTCTCAAATTGACAGGCAAATACTTTTGCCATTGCAACTAAAAAAACTCGGCATACCAACGTTAGTGGCTTTAAACATGGCCGATGAAGTAAAGCGTTTTGGTGTAAAGATCAATACCCAACAATTATCTCAGTTTCTTGAGATGCCAGTATTTACAATCAGTGCAAAATATGGAGCTGGCTGCAGTCTTGCAATCGATGGGATATGGAATACTGTCAATGATATTTCAGAGTCTTATAAGGTCAACAAATTAGTCGAATTTTGCCGAGAAAATAAAATTACCGACGAAGAGATACAGGAATCATTAGATCAAGGGATTGAGATGCCACCGGAGAATCTGGTGACGTTTACGAACCGAATGGATGCGGTGCTGTTGCATCCGATTTTCGGTTTGCCGATCTTTTTCCTGACCATGTTGGTCCTCTTCCTATTTATCTGGAATGTGGGAATGCCAGCCCAGGATCCGGTTGGAGATTTCACTGATTGGTTGCAGGCAACTGTCTTGGAACCAAGCCTGAGCTTCCTCCCTGACATCGTCAAAGATTTCGTAATCAGCGGTCCATATACAGGATTCGCATCACGGCTTGGCTTTGTACCACTTGTTGCCTTCTTCTTTGTCGTAATGACTGCGCTTGAAGACAGTGGTTACCTCTCAAGAGCTGCGTATTTGATGGATAACATCATGCGTAAAGCTGGTCTTGACGGACGTGGATTCGTCATGCAGTTGTTCGGCTTCGGTTGCAATGTTCCAGCGATTATGGGAACAAGAACAATACGCTCACGTAGTCAGAGATTACTTTCAATATTGGTAATCCCATTCGCATTATGTTCTGCAAGGCTACAAGTTTTTGTTTTCTTTTTGGGCATCATTCTTCCAAGCTATTTGGGTGCAGTTGCACTGTGGCTGCTCTACATTATTAGTTTCATTGTCGCCTTCATTATGGCGATGATTTTCAATGCCAGTGGTCAGTTCAAATCAAAAGATCCTTTTGTTATTGAATTACCTCCTTACAGAACACCTACATTCAAACAAGTTGCGTTGAATGTATGGAGTGAGATGAAAACTTTCGTACAAAAACTTTCTGTTTTCATGATCATTGGTACGACAATTACTTGGTTCCTGACTAATTATCCTGGAGGATCGGAAGGATTGAACACCTATGCAGGACAAATCGGAACGTTCTTCCAGCCGCTGATGGCTCCACTAGGCATCAACCCACTTTTAACTGTTTCACTGATCATTGGTTTCGTCGCTAAAGAGGTTCAGTTAGCAGCTGTTGCGACGATGTACGGATTGAATGAAGGGAGTGATGCTCTTAAGGCAACACTTGGCGGGGCCATCAATTTCCAACAAGGATTCAGTTACTGCTTATTTAGCCTTCTATACGTTCCTTGCTTAACGACGGTTGCAACCATCTGGGGCGAAACCAAGTCGGCAAGGTTTACGCTCTTTTCTGTCACAGTATCAATGGTTGTCGCTTGGATTGTTGCCTTTGGATTCTATCAATTATACAACTTGATCTTTACAACTTGA